From a region of the Sulfitobacter alexandrii genome:
- the nadC gene encoding carboxylating nicotinate-nucleotide diphosphorylase → MNQSATMPPLPDLILEPLVRAALIEDLGTYGDITTRTVIPAGTTYAARLNAREPGVVSGLQMAALAFRLVDPALQITTHKVDGDVIAPGDLLMEITGDAGSILSGERVALNFAGRMSGIATLTAAFVAETRGTDARVTCTRKTTPGLRIVEKQAVLHGGGFNHRFGLSDAILIKDNHIAAAGGIRPVLQSVKARASHMIRCEIEVDRLDQLAEVLDEGGADVVLLDNMDTSMLAKAVDMTARQVVLEASGNMKLDRIAEVAATGVDYISSGALTHSAQVLDLGLDF, encoded by the coding sequence ATGAACCAGAGCGCAACAATGCCCCCCCTGCCCGACCTGATCCTTGAACCGCTGGTCCGCGCCGCGCTGATCGAGGATCTGGGCACCTACGGCGACATCACCACCCGCACCGTCATTCCTGCCGGCACCACCTATGCCGCGCGGCTGAATGCCCGCGAACCGGGCGTGGTTTCGGGTCTGCAAATGGCCGCGCTTGCGTTCCGGCTGGTCGATCCCGCGCTGCAGATCACCACGCACAAGGTCGATGGCGACGTGATCGCGCCGGGCGACCTGCTGATGGAGATCACGGGCGACGCGGGTTCGATCCTGTCGGGCGAACGGGTCGCGCTGAACTTTGCCGGGCGCATGTCCGGCATCGCCACGCTGACCGCCGCCTTCGTGGCCGAAACGCGCGGCACCGACGCCCGCGTGACCTGCACCCGAAAGACGACCCCCGGCCTGCGTATCGTGGAAAAACAGGCCGTTCTGCATGGCGGCGGGTTCAACCATCGCTTCGGCCTGTCCGACGCGATCCTGATCAAGGACAACCACATCGCGGCCGCCGGTGGCATCCGCCCCGTGCTGCAATCGGTCAAGGCGCGGGCATCCCACATGATCCGCTGCGAGATCGAGGTCGACCGCCTGGACCAGCTGGCCGAGGTCCTGGACGAGGGTGGCGCAGACGTTGTTCTGCTGGACAACATGGACACGTCAATGCTGGCGAAGGCGGTGGACATGACCGCCCGTCAGGTGGTGCTGGAGGCCTCGGGCAACATGAAGCTGGACCGCATCGCCGAGGTCGCGGCGACGGGCGTGGACTATATTTCATCCGGTGCGCTGACCCATTCGGCGCAGGTGCTGGACTTGGGACTGGACTTCTGA
- a CDS encoding L-aspartate oxidase: MTPIETPIETGRVIIVGAGLAAQYAALKLAPRPVLMISPEALGTGASSAWAQGGVAAAMDPADSADAHARDTVTAGAGTVDPGVASSVTAEARDHILDLTGLGTPFDRTADGSYVLSREAAHSFARVVRVQGDQAGAEIMRALTVQVREADHIQVLEGVMATALEVSGGRVTGVAVVRCDQGQSASVTLRGTAVLLAGGGSGGLYALTTNPPRIRGQVIGMAARAGAQIADAEFVQFHPTAMACGLDPAPLATEALRGEGAVLVNRHGDRFMVEAHPDAELAPRDIVARAVYAQTQDGLAPALDTRAALGAKILTDFPAVAAACQQAGLDPVTQVIPVAAAAHYHMGGVATDADGASTLPGLWACGEVASTGLHGANRLASNGLLEALVYGRRCALAIDAALPAPRAAAPVTLPDLPAAETPDPALVTRLRQAMTDGAGVIRTAGGLTRTLTDIAAIEAAQPGCETLANMTATATLIAAAALLRRESRGAHFRSDFPHPDGATGIRSLMTLTDALAIRATMTRKEPA, from the coding sequence ATGACCCCGATCGAAACGCCGATCGAAACGGGCCGCGTGATCATCGTCGGCGCGGGACTGGCGGCGCAATATGCGGCGCTGAAACTGGCCCCGCGTCCCGTGCTGATGATCTCTCCCGAGGCTTTGGGGACGGGCGCGTCCTCGGCCTGGGCGCAGGGTGGCGTGGCGGCAGCGATGGACCCGGCGGACAGCGCCGATGCCCATGCCCGCGATACCGTCACCGCCGGCGCGGGTACCGTCGATCCAGGCGTGGCCTCTTCCGTCACCGCCGAGGCGCGCGATCACATCCTTGACCTGACCGGGCTGGGCACGCCCTTCGACCGCACCGCCGACGGATCCTATGTTCTGTCGCGCGAGGCGGCGCATAGCTTCGCCCGCGTCGTGCGGGTGCAGGGCGATCAGGCCGGGGCGGAAATCATGCGCGCCCTGACCGTCCAAGTGCGCGAGGCGGACCATATCCAGGTGCTCGAAGGCGTCATGGCCACGGCGCTTGAGGTATCGGGCGGCCGCGTCACCGGCGTAGCCGTCGTCCGCTGCGATCAGGGGCAAAGCGCCAGCGTCACCCTGCGCGGCACCGCCGTGCTGCTGGCGGGGGGCGGTTCGGGCGGGCTTTATGCCCTTACCACCAACCCGCCGCGCATCCGGGGTCAGGTGATCGGCATGGCCGCCCGCGCCGGTGCACAGATCGCCGATGCGGAATTCGTGCAGTTCCACCCGACGGCCATGGCCTGCGGCCTTGATCCCGCCCCCCTGGCGACCGAGGCACTGCGCGGCGAAGGGGCCGTTCTGGTCAACCGCCACGGCGACCGCTTCATGGTGGAGGCGCATCCGGATGCCGAACTGGCCCCGCGCGACATCGTGGCCCGCGCCGTCTATGCCCAGACACAGGACGGGCTGGCCCCCGCGCTGGACACCCGCGCGGCATTGGGCGCGAAGATCCTGACAGATTTCCCCGCCGTCGCCGCCGCCTGCCAGCAGGCCGGGCTGGACCCGGTGACGCAGGTGATCCCCGTGGCCGCCGCCGCGCATTACCACATGGGCGGCGTGGCGACGGATGCCGACGGGGCCAGCACCCTGCCCGGCCTCTGGGCCTGTGGAGAGGTCGCCTCGACCGGGTTGCATGGCGCGAACCGTCTGGCCTCGAACGGGCTGCTTGAGGCGCTGGTCTATGGCCGCCGCTGTGCGCTGGCGATCGACGCCGCCCTGCCCGCGCCCAGGGCGGCCGCGCCCGTCACCCTGCCCGATCTTCCCGCCGCCGAAACGCCCGACCCTGCGCTGGTCACCCGGCTGCGGCAGGCGATGACCGATGGTGCCGGCGTGATCCGCACGGCCGGCGGGCTGACCCGCACGCTGACCGACATCGCCGCGATCGAAGCCGCCCAACCCGGGTGCGAGACGCTGGCCAACATGACCGCCACCGCCACCCTGATCGCCGCCGCCGCGCTGTTGCGCCGCGAAAGCCGGGGCGCGCATTTCCGGTCGGACTTTCCCCACCCCGATGGCGCAACCGGCATACGGTCGCTGATGACCCTGACCGACGCGTTGGCGATCCGCGCGACCATGACCCGAAAGGAACCGGCATGA
- a CDS encoding Dabb family protein: MIRHVVFFTVPIDGNLDAVRKGLQILTRIPHAKHLEIALNRKTDPASKEVDVVVYGEFVDDAALAAYKAHEIYAESIRRVKPLREMRFAVDYDTSQAFVTADEEA; encoded by the coding sequence ATGATCCGCCATGTAGTATTCTTCACTGTCCCAATCGACGGCAACCTCGACGCGGTTCGGAAGGGATTGCAGATCCTGACGCGGATTCCCCATGCGAAGCACCTCGAGATCGCTCTGAACCGAAAGACGGATCCGGCCAGCAAGGAAGTCGATGTTGTCGTCTACGGAGAGTTCGTGGATGACGCGGCGCTGGCCGCCTACAAGGCGCACGAGATCTACGCCGAATCCATCCGGCGCGTGAAACCCCTCCGCGAGATGCGCTTCGCGGTGGACTACGACACCTCTCAGGCCTTCGTAACGGCCGATGAAGAGGCCTGA
- a CDS encoding IS110 family transposase: MNVFIGLDVSLASTAICVLGPQGKVVKEFQAASEPEALVLAIGSLPYTIDAIGLEAGPLSQWLSKGIEDAGFDVILMETRLVKAALKAMPIKTDRRDAQGIARLLQMGWYRPVHRKSVSSQEIRALLTARKSLQQAIINIELSMRGVLRNFGLKLGHVTRIRYDDRVRELVAENKILSASASTLLRAREQLRAELAALDTMITGLAKHDDVCRLMTTMPGVGPIVALTVRSAIDDPTRFARSKDVGPWAGLTPRRTQSGEMDIVGQITKTGDRGLRTALYQAAMILMHRGAPNWLQAWGRRVAHRRGSKRALIALARRIGVVLHRMWIDGTPFRYTQSSGAIA, from the coding sequence ATGAATGTATTTATCGGATTGGACGTTTCACTGGCAAGCACTGCGATTTGTGTGCTGGGACCGCAGGGTAAAGTTGTTAAAGAATTCCAAGCGGCCAGCGAGCCTGAAGCCTTGGTGCTTGCAATCGGCTCGCTGCCGTACACGATTGATGCCATCGGGCTTGAAGCCGGACCGCTTTCCCAATGGCTGAGCAAAGGGATCGAAGACGCCGGATTTGACGTGATCCTGATGGAAACGCGGTTGGTAAAAGCCGCCTTGAAAGCAATGCCGATCAAGACCGACAGGCGCGATGCCCAGGGGATTGCTCGATTATTGCAAATGGGTTGGTACCGGCCGGTGCACCGCAAATCTGTGTCCTCCCAGGAAATCCGCGCTCTGCTGACGGCGCGAAAGTCTCTTCAGCAGGCGATCATCAACATCGAACTCTCAATGAGAGGTGTTCTCAGGAACTTTGGCCTGAAGCTCGGACACGTCACCCGAATCAGATACGATGACCGGGTGAGAGAACTGGTTGCCGAGAACAAAATCCTGTCCGCCTCGGCGTCGACGCTTCTGCGTGCACGGGAGCAATTGCGGGCCGAGCTGGCGGCGTTGGACACGATGATCACTGGGTTGGCAAAGCACGACGATGTATGCCGCCTGATGACGACGATGCCGGGTGTCGGCCCAATCGTTGCTCTGACCGTAAGATCCGCGATCGATGACCCGACCCGCTTCGCGCGATCGAAAGACGTCGGTCCGTGGGCGGGTTTGACGCCGAGGCGCACTCAATCGGGGGAAATGGATATCGTCGGACAGATCACCAAAACCGGCGATCGCGGCCTACGCACGGCTCTGTATCAGGCGGCGATGATCCTGATGCATCGAGGCGCTCCGAACTGGCTCCAGGCCTGGGGACGTAGAGTGGCACACAGGCGCGGATCGAAGAGAGCCCTGATTGCTCTCGCTCGACGAATTGGAGTTGTATTGCACCGCATGTGGATCGACGGAACGCCGTTTCGCTACACGCAGAGCTCCGGCGCAATAGCCTGA
- a CDS encoding ArdC family protein, whose protein sequence is MSKSSKRKFDAAASITNELIDIIDRGVLPWRKPWTVGGSSVPLRLNGEPYQGVNNFLLTMRTMMAGYASPYWMTLRQANELDAKVIKGSKSSVVVYYGTAEREQAESAHGDQAETEDPKTIPFMKSYRVFNADQIEGLDPRFHPAAAEPEVHPERAPIPHMQSFFEAIGANVSFSGREACYVPNLDKIYMPPIELFENPRNFYAVWGHELGHWTKPRHRLNRSYGDARFGNTAYAREEIVAELCTVFLGQKLGFSAHTLELNAAYLDNWVRVLRSDKRAIFKHAADAQRACDYLVAASEAGQGEQAA, encoded by the coding sequence ATGTCCAAGTCTAGCAAACGCAAGTTCGACGCTGCAGCGTCGATCACCAACGAACTCATCGACATCATTGACCGGGGCGTGCTGCCCTGGCGCAAGCCATGGACGGTCGGCGGCAGTTCCGTGCCGCTCCGCCTGAACGGCGAACCCTACCAGGGCGTCAATAACTTCCTGTTGACTATGCGCACCATGATGGCCGGATACGCCTCGCCTTACTGGATGACGTTGAGGCAGGCGAACGAGCTCGATGCGAAAGTCATCAAGGGCTCGAAATCGTCGGTGGTCGTCTACTACGGGACGGCCGAGCGCGAGCAGGCCGAAAGCGCCCACGGCGACCAGGCGGAAACCGAAGATCCCAAAACCATCCCCTTCATGAAATCCTACCGCGTCTTCAACGCCGATCAGATCGAGGGGTTGGACCCTCGCTTCCATCCCGCTGCGGCCGAACCGGAAGTTCATCCCGAACGCGCACCGATCCCGCATATGCAGAGCTTCTTCGAGGCAATCGGTGCCAATGTCAGCTTCTCTGGTCGGGAAGCATGTTACGTCCCGAATCTCGACAAGATTTACATGCCCCCGATCGAGCTCTTCGAGAACCCGCGGAATTTCTACGCCGTCTGGGGTCATGAGCTGGGCCACTGGACGAAACCCCGGCATCGGTTAAACCGCAGCTATGGCGATGCGCGGTTCGGCAACACCGCCTACGCACGGGAAGAGATTGTGGCCGAGCTCTGCACGGTGTTCTTGGGTCAGAAGCTGGGGTTCTCCGCGCATACGCTGGAGCTGAACGCGGCCTATCTCGACAACTGGGTCCGCGTGCTCCGGTCTGACAAGCGGGCGATCTTCAAACATGCGGCGGACGCGCAGCGTGCCTGTGACTATCTCGTCGCCGCGTCGGAGGCGGGGCAGGGGGAACAGGCCGCTTGA
- a CDS encoding DUF3768 domain-containing protein yields MSHPEPADYSRPNAAVIASQNDAFRRFACLGITPDQQIQGRLVVTQSLIEAGDGFVTEAVQATGAFDTFEPDNDPEGWHDFGAVTIRGETVFWKLDHYEASSDFRYGAEAPDNPETTMRVLTVMMARDW; encoded by the coding sequence ATGAGCCATCCTGAACCCGCAGACTATTCGCGTCCGAACGCGGCTGTCATCGCATCCCAGAACGACGCTTTCCGCAGGTTTGCCTGCCTTGGCATCACCCCGGATCAGCAGATCCAGGGCCGCCTCGTCGTGACCCAGTCCCTGATCGAGGCAGGCGATGGCTTCGTCACAGAGGCCGTCCAGGCCACCGGTGCGTTCGATACATTCGAGCCGGACAATGATCCGGAAGGCTGGCACGACTTCGGGGCCGTGACGATCCGGGGCGAAACCGTATTCTGGAAGCTGGATCACTACGAGGCCAGCTCTGACTTCCGCTATGGCGCCGAGGCACCCGACAATCCCGAGACGACCATGCGCGTGCTGACCGTCATGATGGCGCGCGACTGGTAG
- the nadA gene encoding quinolinate synthase NadA, protein MLDQIALRAELADHYDLSPSTDIAQANADIFARMDRVVTPPDWAIYAPYVAAINKLKKERNAVILAHNYMTPEIYHGIADVVGDSLQLAIEATKVKADVIVQCGVHFMAETSKILNPSKTVLIPDIEAGCSLAESITAEGIAEMRAKYPGAPVVTYVNTTAEVKAASDICCTSSNAVQIVRGLDADTVIMTPDKYLAQNIANLVPEKNIVWWDGACIVHEQYTAQDLKDFREWNPGTRIIAHPECPPDVVAEADFSGSTSGIIDYVTQQRPEKAMLVTECSMASNISDALPDVDFVGPCNMCPYMKKITLEKVLWSLHTMEGAVEVDPEIADKARVAVQRMIDLSAKMAG, encoded by the coding sequence TTGCTCGACCAGATCGCGCTGCGCGCCGAACTCGCCGATCACTACGATCTCTCTCCCTCCACCGACATCGCCCAGGCAAATGCTGACATTTTCGCCCGGATGGACCGTGTCGTGACGCCCCCAGACTGGGCGATCTACGCGCCCTATGTCGCGGCGATCAACAAGCTGAAAAAGGAACGCAACGCGGTTATCCTGGCGCATAACTACATGACGCCCGAGATCTACCACGGCATCGCGGACGTGGTTGGCGACAGCCTTCAGCTGGCGATCGAGGCGACCAAGGTAAAGGCAGACGTCATCGTCCAGTGCGGCGTGCATTTCATGGCCGAGACCTCGAAGATCCTGAATCCCTCCAAGACGGTGCTGATCCCCGACATAGAGGCCGGCTGTTCCCTGGCCGAAAGCATCACCGCCGAAGGCATCGCCGAAATGCGCGCCAAGTATCCCGGCGCGCCGGTGGTCACTTATGTGAACACCACGGCCGAGGTGAAGGCGGCATCCGACATCTGCTGCACGTCCTCCAACGCGGTGCAGATCGTGCGCGGGCTGGACGCGGACACCGTCATCATGACGCCGGACAAGTACCTGGCGCAGAACATCGCCAACCTGGTGCCCGAGAAGAACATCGTGTGGTGGGACGGTGCCTGCATCGTGCACGAACAATACACCGCGCAGGACCTGAAGGACTTTCGCGAATGGAACCCGGGCACGCGGATCATCGCGCATCCCGAATGCCCGCCGGATGTCGTGGCCGAGGCCGATTTCTCCGGCTCGACCAGCGGGATCATCGACTATGTGACGCAGCAGCGGCCGGAAAAGGCGATGCTTGTGACGGAATGTTCGATGGCCTCCAACATCTCGGACGCGCTGCCGGATGTGGATTTCGTCGGGCCCTGCAACATGTGCCCCTACATGAAGAAAATCACGCTGGAAAAGGTGCTGTGGTCGCTGCACACGATGGAAGGCGCGGTCGAGGTCGACCCGGAGATCGCCGACAAGGCCCGCGTTGCCGTTCAGCGCATGATCGATCTGTCCGCAAAAATGGCCGGCTAG